The genomic window TGAAACTGAACCGTCGGGTCGGATATGCCGATAATCTGAGCGATATCGCGATTGCTTTTGCCCTGCGCCGCCCATGACAGGCACTCATATTCGCGTGCACTCAGGCGCGGGGGCGGCGGCACCAATTCCTTGGACCCGGCCAACGCATCAAACATCGCGTGGAACTGCGCCGACAAAGCGAACACCTGCACCGGGTCGCGCGGGATATCCGACTGCGACCCACTGGTGGAAATCGAGAGGGTTGCCACACGTCCAACGGGTCCATGGAAGGGAATCGTCACCCCAAACCGGTGGCCCGCATCAAAGCCTGCATCAAATATTTCCTGCTGGCGTTTGGTCAGGTCAATGGAGGTTTGCACCTGGTCCCACTCGATGGGACGCTGATTGGTAAGCGCCAGATCAAACAGGACGTCGTCTTCGAAGTAGCCTTCACGACCGTAAAACTCGATCCAGTCTTCACCATAATTGACGGTCCGGCGCGCATTGGCGGCGCCATCAGGGCCGTCTGTCGACTTGCCTTCCAGCAGGTCGGCTGAGTGTTGGAAATTGACGTAGGCGACCTGATCAAACCCGAAATCAGCCAGCCGATTGGCGAGCACGTCAAAAAGCCGAAGCGGGTCCTTGGAGGCGAGCGCCTCCTCCCAGAGCAAATCCCAGTCGCGTTCGCCCTCCTTCTGCGGCTGTGAGGACGCAGAATCCGTCCGTGACCGGACATTTGATCGCAACTGCACTACCGAATTCAAATGTCTCTCCAGGCAGAACTAATCCGCATAAAACCATTCCAGTACGTGCGATCGACAATACAATCCAATCGCGTCAAACGCTATATATGTCGCGCAAAGGTTGCGTGAGGTTAACGATGAGCACAGATACGCATATTGCTCGCCCAATAGGTGCTTGCGGCAGTGTTCCTGCGGCTTTATTGCTGTGACCCATGGAAAATACCCGACCAAACCACTTGGGTTTGGCAGTCGCCGCATCGGCTCTGCTAGCCGCCACCGCTTCTTTCGCCACCGCATCCGTAGCCCAGGAAGCCGCTGCGCAGTCCGCTGTCGAGCTGGATCCTGTGGTGATCACGGCCACGAGGTCGCCGCAGCCGGAAAGCGAACTGGCAGGCAACACGTCAGTTGTTGAAAGCGACGAGATCGAACTCGTCAGTCAGGACAACGCGGCTGAACTGCTCAACCGCGTGCCAGGCGTCTATGTGCATTCCAATGACGGACAGGAGCACCTGACCTCCATTCGTTCACCGGTTCTCACCGGCGGTGCCGGCCAGGGCTCGTTCCTCTATCTCGAAGACGGAATCCGCCTTCGTGCAGCTGGTTGGGGCAACGTCAACGGCCTGTTCGACGCGCAGTTTGAAACAGCGGAGCGCATCGAAGTGGTGCGCGGCCCCGGCTCCGCGCTCTATGGCTCCAACGCTGTGCACGGCCTCATCAATGTCATCACACCGGACCCCAGTTTCGTTGCCAAGCGCACGCTGTCGTTTGAGACGGGCGGCCACCGCGACAAGGGCACGGCGGATGTTACTGGTGCAATCACGGACAACACAGCCTATCGCGCCAGCGTGGCACTGCTGGAAGACGAGAGCTTCCGCGAACAGGCCAGCGTGGGCCAGCAAAAGGCAACCGTCAGTCTCCTGCATGAGTCCGGTGCCGACACTTTTAAATTTCTGATTTCGGGTCAGAACCTGAACCAGGAAACGGCTGGATTCATTCGCGGCTTTGAAGCCTATCGCCAAAGCGACATCGCGCGGTCCAACCCCAACCCTGAAGCGTTTCGCGATGCCTGGTCACTGCGCACATCCCTGCGCTGGGACCGCGAAATCAGCCCGGCAATGACACTGTCTGTCACGCCCTTTGCGCGCGTCAACGACATGGAGTTCCTGCGCCACTTTGTGCCCGACCAGTCTCTTGAGGAAACCGGCCACTGGAGCGCCGGCGCACTGACATCTCTTTATGTGGACCTCGAAGGCGGCCACTCAATCGTTGCCGGTCTCGACCTTGAGTACACCAATGGCTACCTCAAGGAGACCCAGTCGCGTCCGACTTTTGGAACATTTACCCAAGGCATCCATTACGACTTTGAAGCCACGCAGACTGTTGTCGCTCCATATGTTCATGCGGAATGGCAGGTGGCCCCGAAAACCCGTGTCACCACCGGCGTGCGCTTTGACTGGACGCGCTACGACTATGACAACAGGACGGCGTCCAACACGGTAGGTCGTTTTCAGCGCGCCGCAGACCGCACGGACGACTTCTTCAACGTCACGCCGAAGCTCGGCATCGTCCATGAAGTAACGGAAGGCACGGAGGTTTACGCCAACATCTCCCGTGCCGCACGCGCACCACAAGTGACGGACCTCTATCGCCTGCAGCGCAATCAGGTCGTTGGCGATATCGATTCAGAAACGCTGGACAGCTACGAGGTCGGCGCACGTACGCAGGTCGGTCCCGTGTCCGCCTCACTCGCCGGGTTCTATGCCGAGAAGGACAACTTCTTCTTCCGCGACGCAGACGGCTTCAATGTGACAGACGGCGAGACATCCCATCGCGGCATTGAGTTTGATGGCACAGCGGACCTGCCGCTGGGTTTTGATCTCGGCGTGTCCGGCACCTACGCGGTGCATCAATATGAGTTCGACCGGCCCATCACAAGCGCGGCCCAGCAGACGGAAGCGATCCGGTCCGGCACCGATGTGGATAGCGCCCCGCGCTGGACAGGGAACGCACGCCTGGGCTGGGAGTTCATGGACCGCGCACGGGCGGAACTCGAATATGTGTTCGTCGATGAGTATTTCGTCGATGCCGCCAACATCAACGAGTATGACGGCCACAACGTGCTCAATCTGCGCGCCCGTGTGGACGTAACTGAGAATGTCCAGGTCACAGGTCGCATCATGAATATCGGAAATGTGGAATTCGCAGAGCGGGCGGACTTTGCTTTCCGCAGTTTCCGCTATTTCCCGGGCGAACCAAGAACGGCCTATATCGGCACGTCTGTTTCGTTCTAAGCGCCTTCCACACAACAATCGTTCGATGAACCCGGCTGACCCCCCGTTGCCGCTGCGTCAGCCGGGTTTTTCGTTTTGCGTACAAGTGTGTAAGCAGCGCGCTCACCCTGCGCTAAATGCGGCCAAAAGCTTGACTCACAAAGGGAAAAAGCCAAAGTGGCGCCCAAATTGGATGCACGCGTAGCTGCTGCACGCATTTGTGCGCGCGCCAATAAAAACGGGTCCCCTTAAACCCTGTCCGTGACCCGGCCTGTCCTCAGGCCCGCAACCGGATATCGCAACAAAACCGATCGAGAGAAACTTCCCCATGAAGAAGCACAAAGTCCGCGTCTATCCATCCAAGAAACATCTGCCGCGCGAGAAGCAGCTCGCCTGGAAGATGGCCGAAGTCTGCGCTGACAAAGTGCCGGTCGAAAAAGACGTCGAAGCGATGATCATCAACCGCGTGATCGACAACGCGTCCGTCGCCATCGCCTCCGTCAACCGCCATGCACCGGCAACCGCACGCGTGCAGGCACTGGCACATCCGCGCAAAAACGGCGCAACCGTGTTCGGCATGCCGAACAACCAGCGTTTCCACGCTGAGTGGGCCGCATGGGCAAACGGCACGGCCGTTCGCGAACTCGATTTCCACGACACCTATCTTGCTGCTGACTACTCACACCCCGGCGACAACATTCCGCCGATCCTGGCAGTCGCTCAGCAGACCGGCCAGACCGGCAAGAACCTCGTTCGCGGCCTCGCAGCCGGTTACGAACTCCAGGTCGACCTCGTAACGGGCATCTGCCTCCACGAGCACAAGATCGACCACATCGCTCACCTCGGGCCATCAGCTGCCGGCGGCATCGGCGCGATGCTGAAACTGCCGACAGATACCATCTATCAGTCAATCCAGCAGGCGCTACACACTACGGTGTCAACGCGTCAGTCGCGTAAGGGTGAAATCTCATCCTGGAAGGCGTTTGCACCATCCCACGCTGGCAAGCTGGCCATCGAAGCGGTCGACCGCTGCATGCGCGGTGAAGGTGCACCCTCACCAATCTATGAAGGCGAAGATTCAGTCATCGCGTGGATCCTTGATGGTCCGACTGCTGACTACACTGTGCCACTTCCCGGTGCCGGCGAGCCCAAGCGCGCGATCCTGGAAACCTATACCAAGGAACACTCTGCGGAGTACCAGAGCCAGGCGCTCATCGACCTTGCGTTCCGCATGGGTGAAAAGATCGACGACTTCGACAAGATCAAGGAAGTCGTCATCCACACGTCACACCACACACATTATGTGATTGGTACGGGCGCAAACGACCCACAGAAGATGGATCCCAAGGCCAGCCGCGAAACGCTGGACCACTCGATCATGTACATCTTCGCCGTCGCCCTTCAGGACGGTGCATGGCACCACGTCAAGTCATACGCACCCAAGCGGGCCGCTCGTCCGGACACCGTGCGCCTGTGGCACAAAATCCGCACCACGGAAGATCCAAAGTGGACAGAGCGCTACCACTCACGTGACCCGAAGGTGAAAGCATTCGGTGCGCGCATCGAAATCATCTTCAAGGACGGCACTCAGCTGGAAGACGAAATGGCTGTGGCCAACGCGCACCCTTACGGCGCACGTCCGTTTGAGCGTGAGCACTACATCAACAAGTTCATGACGCTGACAGACGGCATCATCACCAAGAACGAAGCTGATCGTTTCATTGAAACAGCTGAGCGTCTTCCCAAGCTCAAGGCAGATGAACTGGGCGACCTGAACGTCCAGGTGCCTGCAGCGAAAGTGAAGCGCATCGCCGACAAGAAGGGCATCTTTTAATGCTGAATGTCACGAAGACCGCTGCTGAAAAGCGCAAGGCCTTCAAGGACGGGATCAACTCGGGGACGCTTCAGCGCGTCCCCGGGGCTTTCTCTCCCCTTGTAGCCCGCCTGCTGGAAGAACAGGGGTTTGACGGCATCTACATTTCGGGTGCCGTGCTCTCTGCTGATCTTGGACTGCCGGATATCGGCCTGACCACTCTTTCTGAAGTGGCCACCCGTGGCTATCAGATTGCCCGCTCCACCAACCTGCCTTGCCTCATTGACGTGGATACGGGCTTTGGGGAGCCCATGTCCTCCTACCGTACGATGGTGGAAATGGAGAACCAGGGCTTGGCCGGCTTCCACTTGGAAGACCAGTTGAACCCCAAGCGCTGCGGCCATCTCGACAACAAGGAAGTGGTGCCGACGGAAGTCATGGTCCGCCGCATCAAGGCTGCTGTTGAAGCCCGCAAGGACCCCAACTTCACCATTATGGCCCGCACAGACGCGCGTTCCATGGAAGGTCTGGAAGCTGCCATCAATCGGGCAAAGGCCTATGTGGATGCCGGTGCTGACGCCATCTTCCCGGAAGCCATGAAGGACGAAAGCGACTTTGAAGCTTTCCGCAAGGGCATTGATGTTCCCATCCTTGCCAACATGACCGAATTCGGGAAATCCGATCTGCTCACCACCAAACAGATGCAGAATCTCGGCATCAATCTGGTGATCTATCCGGTCACCAGCCTGCGTCTTGCCATGGGTGCTGTGGAGAGCGCGTTCGAGCGCATTCGCGACGAAGGTACTCAGGAAGGCGTCGTGCCGGACATGCAGACCCGCGCCCGGCTCTATGAGCTTTTGAATTACGAAGACTACAACAAGTTCGATACATCGATCTTCAACTTCAAGGTCTGAGACGAACGACACCCGGTCTTGCGGCACACCGCAGTGGCCGGCAACAGGAGGTAAGAACCAAATGAGCGACGTACCCGCCGAAGACATCAAATACGGCCTTGCCGGTGTCGTAACCGACACCACCGCCGTTTCAAAGGTGATGCACGAGACAAACTCTCTCACCTATCGCGGCTATGCCGTGCAGGACCTGTGCAAGCATGCCGACTTCATGCAGACAGCCTATCTACTGTGGCACGGACAGCTGCCGAACAAGGCCCAGCTCGCCCAGCTGGTTGAACAGGAAATCGGCTTCCGCGCAATCTCTGACGACCTGCTCGCCGTCATCAAACGCTTCAACAAGAACGCGCATCCGATGGACACGATCCGCACCGCCGTCAGCTTCCTTGGTCAGGAAGACCCGACAACGGAAGACGCGAGCCACGAGTCAAACCTCGAAAAGTCAATCAAGATGCTGGCCCGCATCCCGACCTGCATCGCAGCTGATTACCGCTGTCGCAACGGTCTGGAGCCCATCGCGCCAAACCCTGAACTCGGGTATTCCGAAAACTTCTTCAACATGTGCTTTGGCGAAGTGCCCGCTCAGGAAGTCATCGACTGCTTCGACATTTCGATGATCCTGTATGCGGAACACTCATTCAACGCGTCCACATTTGCAGCCCGTGTGATCACGTCCACAACATCTGACATCTACTCGTCCGTTGTTGGCGGCATCGGCGCACTCAAAGGCCCGCTTCACGGCGGCGCCAATGAAGCTGTGATGCACATGATGATCGAAATCGATGATCCTGCGAAAGCCGCTCAGTGGCTGCGCGATGCTCTGGCATCAAAGCGCAAGGTCATGGGCTTTGGCCACCGCGTCTACAAGTCCGGCGACAGCCGCGTGCCAACCATGACAGAAGCTTTCTACAAGATGGCTGAAATCAAGGGCGGCGAGAAGTGGGTGGAAATGTCCAAGAACCTGGCTCAGACCATGATCGACGACAAGAACATCTATCCAAACCTCGATTTCCCGGCAGGTCCTGCATACTACCTGATGGGCTTCGACATTCCCATGTTCACGCCACTTTTCGTCATGAGCCGCATTACAGGCTGGACCGCTCACATCATGGAGCAGGTACCCGACAACAAGCTGATCCGTCCGCTTTCAGCCTATGTAGGTGAAGAACAACGCGAAGTTGTGCCCCTGGACAAGCGCACCGCCGCTTAACCACGCACACCACACAGACACTGAAATGGTCCCGGCAACTGCCGGGGCCTTTTTTCGTTCATGTTGGCGTCATCTTGTCCCCCATACTGTAATCTGAATATTCACTCGCATCACCTATCCGGGGGTCACAGGATGCGCCGCTTTCTCATCAACAGCCTCGCCATCATTGGCACTCTTGCCGCCACAGTTTTGATCTCAGCACCAGCCAGCGCGCAATATGGCGACGCACGCTCGGCCATGAGCGATCTGCAGCGCAACGCCCTCAAGGATGGGTGCTGGAAACGCTACTCAGGCAATCAAAACAAGCGCTACCAGTGCCTGAACGGTCAGGCTCACTGGAAAAACGCCCTTATTGATGGGTGTCATGCCCGCTACTCCGGCAACGGATCCAAGCTCGACCGCTGTTTGAACATGAGCAACCTCGGCGGCGGCGGTGGCTACTACGGCGGCGGCAACCAGCACGGCGGCTACTATGAGAACGATCCGTATGATGACGGATATTACAATGATGGCCCCTACGGCAATGGCCAGCATGGCAATAACCGCTATGGCAACCGGCAGAACCGCGATGGGTACTACGGCAACGACCCATATTATGGCGACAACAATGGTCGCGATCAGGGCGGCTACTATGGAAACAACAATTCCGGCGGTGGCGGGCTCTTCGGCGGCGGCGGATCATCCGGCCTGTCGGACCTGCAGCAGAACGCCCTCAAGGACGGCTGCTGGCAGCGCTACAGCGGCAATGACCGCAAGCGGCATTCATGCCTCAACGGGCAGGCCCATTGGCGCGATGCCCTGCGCGATGGGTGCTGGAAACGCTACAACGGCAATCAGAAAAAGCTGAACCGTTGCCTTAGCTACTAGCAGTCTTGCTGAAACGGCGCACGCCGCGCGCGATCAGCCAGCCCGAGAATTTGCGCAGGCCCAAATCTGACCTGATTTCAAATTCTTCGTAGTGGAATGCGCTTCGGCGCATCCCTTTGGCGACCAGGCCGTCCTTTAATGCCTTGCGCATGGGCGTGGGACCACAGAAATGCGCGTTCACGCCCTTGCCGACACCGCCAATGGCATCAGAAATCTGATCCGCAGTCAGGCGTCCGGACACAGTTGAATCCACCACATGCAATGTCAGATTTGGATCAGCAGCTGCCGCAGCCTCAAGCTCATCAAGGCCTACTGCATTGCTCTTGGATTGAACGCAATAAAACAGGTGTGTTGGTCGCGGCACCAGGTCACGTCGGCCAGACCAGGCCAGAAACGGCGTGATCCCGATACCGGCCCCAATCCAGACATCGCAGCTTCCCCGTTTTGATGACTGGAAGTGACCATAGGCCCGCGAGACTCGCGCCCGCATTCCCACCGCAAGCTCACCCAATGATCGCGTGTAATCGCCAAGAGCCTTGGCGGTGAACCGAATGGTCTTGTCCGCGTTGGGCGCCGCACTGATGGTGAAGGGATGAACTTCACTTTTGCCCGGCACAACAAAAGAGACGAAAGCAAACTGGCCGGCCCTGTGGGAGATGCCGCCCCTCAGGGGTTTAAGGCTGATGGCAACCGTATCGCCGGTCTTATCGACCGACGCCACCTCATAGGCGGCTCTACCCTGAAGAACGCCAAAGGGTACCAGTGTGTAGAGGTAGGAAAGGGTTCCGACGGCACAAATCGCCAGGACATAAACAGCAAGGGGATCACCTAGGTCGAATGGCTTGCCGATAAAGATGAAGTGCAGTGCAGACAGGACGAAGAACGCCCCCATGAATTTGTGCGTCAAACGCCAGAACTGATACGGCACCCACGTTGCAATGGTCAGAACGCCAAGAATGAGAATGCCATAAAGGCTTATCTCACCCAGGGTCTCTGCAAACTCCATCAAGCCCGTCTGGCGGCCAAGAGCCTCCATGTCGGCGTCAATCGTGTCATGGAGAAGAATGGCGACAATGGCCCCGACACCAAGCCATTTGTGCAGCACATAGATGCGATCAAGCCCGCCAAAGATTGGCTCCAGAACTGCCATGCGCGTCGCCAGCAACTGTGACAGCCCCATGGCAACCAGCGCTGTCACACCAAGATACTGACTGAACAGGGCTTCCGCATCGCGGTTCGGCGCAAGCTGTGCAAACCAGTAGGCTGGAATGGCCAGCGCGATGATGACGATCACAACACCGAAAGAACGCATGAATTTTCCTTTGCCGTCCGCTGTGGCTTTGTTGCGCCATCAAGTCAGCAACGAGCGGGACAGGCGCGAGTTTGCAGTAACACAGATAATTCCCACGCTATAGTTGCCCGATTCGGCAAATTGAATTTTGTAATGAGAACGAGTAGCGGCATGACGGCCAAAGCCAAAGACTTCGCAGAGATTTACGCCCGTTTCGGCGCGTCCATCGCGTCGCGTCATGATTGCGGGCGCTATTGCGCGCCGCTCAATGGTGGCGAGCCGGTGTGCTGCACCACCGGACATGCCATCCCGATTGTTCAAAAGTCAGAGTGGAAGCTTCTCAAGGGCCGCACGGACCTGTGGAGCAAATTTGAACCCTTCGACAAGACCAGCCGCGAAATCGTTGATGATCTCCACTCAAGCTGCAAGGCGATTGAGTGCAAGGGTGCCGCCTTTTGTGAACGTGACAATCGCACGCTCGCTTGCCGGGCTTTCCCGTTCTTCCCTTATTTCAACAAGAAGCGCGAGCTTGTGGGACTTGGATACTACTGGTCCTTTGAAGATCGCTGCTGGGTTCTGTCCAACCTTGCCAGCGTGGAAAAGGAATTCGTCGATGAGTTCCTGGACGCCTATGAGCTGCTGTTTGAAAAAGATGACGAGGAACTCGAAGCCTTCGTGGATGAGTCCGCTTCCATGCGCCGCGTCTTCTCTCGCCGCAAGGCACCCCTGCCGATCATCGGCCGCGATGGGAAGCTCTACAAGATAATGCCCAAAACCAAAGGCAAACTTGTTCCCGCCAAGCCGTCGGACTTCAAAGCCTATGGCGCCTACAAATCGCCCAAGGCGTATCGCAAGGCCGTGCGCGAAGAGAATGGCGACCCCGATGCACCCTTCCCACCGGTCGTTCGGTAGAGACTGCCCTAAGCGTCTTCAGGCATCGGCAGCAACGCCACGCTCTGGCCGGACCGCCCGATCCACCCGCGCGCGTCAAATATTTCTGCCTCGGTAAAGCCGGTCCCATTGGGGTGCCAACTGCTACGCGGCCGAACGCCGATCCACTCCCCCTCTGGGAGGCGGGAGAGATGCAGGGAAATATCTGCATTGGGCCACCCACCAGCCTTGGGACGCTCACCATCCAGATAGGTCACAAACAATGTGGCGTAGTCGGCGATGGCGATTGTTTGGGCAAACGGCGTGGAAGCTGCAGTCAGTGGCTGTTTGGGACGTACCCAGACCATGCGGGCAGCCTCGTCGTCGCGCACTTCAACTGCGGACAGATAGGTCTTGGTGTTGAAGACGGGGCTGAAATCCCACCCGGTCAAAGCGTTGGGATCACTCGGCGCGTCAGGATGAGGCTCCATGCCCGGCACTGGAACATCATTCAAAAACGCCATGCTGACCTTGGATCGTAGCTTGCCACCGGCAATGAGACTGTTCTCCACAACCGTAAGCCGCGCCCCTTCACGTACAATTTCCGTTCGGGTCTCAAACGCCTCCAGAGGGGCAGGCCGGACCAGATAGGCAGTCGCAGACACAGGCTGACCCCACCCCTTGTCGATGCCCATGGCCTCCAGTTCGCTGGTCAGCAGGCCGGACACAACACCGCCATGCAGACCGCCAAATGGACCCATCGCATGGTCCGTCGGCCGCCACTCGTCACCTGCACGTTCAACAACGGGGCCTTTGGTTTTCTCAGCAGAATTGGTCATGTACGCCCGTGCCTCATCCAAAAAAGGCCGGAAACCGGCCAAAACGATGGCTGGAAGGTGGGTTCAAAAACAAAACGCGTCAAGGTAGAATTATGCAAATCAGGGTGTGAAATGCTGCAAGTCTCTCGTCCCACACTGACCCCTTTGCCCACGTGCTGGAGCCAATGAAAATGCGCTGGAACGACCTTCCAAAAGTCTCCTGTTCCGTTGCCCGGACCATGTCCGTCATTGGCGACAGATGGACCATGCTGGTGTTGCGCGATCTCTTTCTTGGCATCCGCCGTTTTGAGGATTTCGAAAAGCGCCTCGGCATTGCACGCCCGGTTCTGTCTCAGCGACTGAAGAAGTTGGTGGAAGAAGGAGTGCTCGACAGGGTCCGCTACGAAGAGCGCCCTGCGCGGTTTGAATATCGTCTCACCCCAAAAGGCCGAGATCTCTATCCCATCATCATCACGCTTACCAATTGGGGTGACAAGCACATGGCGGGAGACGCAGGACCACCCGTCGTAACGCGCCACAAGCCATGCGGTGGCTTCATCACACCCCAACTGACATGTCCTGATTGCGGCGAGCCCATCCAGGCCAAAGACATGCAGGCGGTCCCCGGCCCCGGCGCCGAGGCAACCGAGCACCAGCCCGCCGCTTCAAAACAGGCCTAACGGCAGCGCCCTGAGCCGGGCATCAAAACTGCGGCAAACTGGGATGTCTTGTAGTCATCCGGCAGGAATGCATGGCCATGCGGCAGCCGATAGGCTTCAACGCGTGCATCATCCGGCAACCCCGTAAGGTCTGCATAGCTGAGCGCGGTTGCGGGAACCACAACGGTCGCGTCTCTTTCACCCCCGCGCCACACGATGAGGCACTGCCCGTTGGCGGATGAGCCAGCGTCACGGGTCGGTGGATCGTAGTAGCCGTAATTGAGCGCCACCACGCGAGCCGCTGGAAAATGCGTCCGCAGATTGCCGGCAATGTGCTCATCCCCGGCCAGAATGGTACCGCTGGAAAAACCCAGATCCTGCACTTTGTCAGCAAGGTCTGCATACGGAACTTCAAGGCGACATTTTCCGCAGGTGACTTGAGAGGGATACACAAAACCCGCAAGACGCCATCCAAGAGCAACCAGCGTGAGCCCGAGGATCACCCACATGAAAGCCCTGACCTGTCGGCGGTTGGGGCGGGCCGCCCGCATGGCCGCAACCAGATAGATCGGTGCCAGCAGCATCAGCGGGTGCATCCAGCGTTCTCCATAGTGAGCGACACCAGCCACAAGGACCGGGACGATCAGGACTGCGATCCCAAACAGCACGATGTCGCGCACGAGCCGAACAGGGTCAGCACCGGTTGCGCCGTGCGTGCCGGGATGTGCGATAGCCGCAGGCGCAAAGGCGCGCGGCACGATGATCAGCATCAACGGGATCAGCGGTGACAAGAACAACAAGGGTGCCCGAATGCTGGACCACAATCCCGATAGAATCTGCGCGGCGACGCCCTCAATGCCCGGACGCGCCAAGGTTGCGCTGGCCGCACCCCCAAAATCAAACCCGCTCGTAAGCGCCCATACATAGTGTGGGCCCGCCAAGAGCGCAGCCACAGCAATGGCGATCAGGGAATACCAACTGAACAACACCCGCCGATATCCCGGCTGCATCAGCATCGCGAGCAGCAAGGCGGCCAGACCGGCAAAATACGCCTGCTTGGACAGCGCCCCCATGGCAACCACGGCCCCAATGCCCGCATACGCCCATACACACTCACCAGAAGACGACGCAGACGATGCCCGTAAAACCGTGAGCAGCGTCAATGGTGCCGCCAGCGTCAAAAAGATGGTGTGCGTCACACCTTCATGGGCGTTCCACGCGACCTGAAACAGCAACAGGACGGACAAGGTCGCCAGGACAGCCCAGCCGTCATGAGCCAGCACCCGGCGTGCCGCAAAGAAGTAGGCAACAAAAGCGCCCCACAGGGCTGCATATTTGACGATCAGTGTGCTGAGCGCGCCAGGCCCCGTGATCTGGTGCACCGCCCACAAGGCCCAGGCGGGAAGAGGCGGATATTTCGGCGTCTGCCCCCAATCCAGTGTCTGCGCGTAGAGCGTTTCCCCCACCCAGTCGACGGCAATCACATCGGAGAACGGCAGGCGGACAAGCATATGCGCCAGCACATAGACGCCGGCCATGACCATCACAGCGGTCGCGGCACGCCAGCCATCCGGCCAGATTTTCAGAGTCCGGTCGATCGGAGGGGCTGAGGCTGACCTTGCGGAAGACTGGCTACGGGGCATGCGGATCCAAAAAACTCAGCTCAATTTATGAACAACGGTTCAAATTAGGGTGTGGCATTGCGGGACTCAACCTCCCCAATTCTCATTAA from Candidatus Phaeomarinobacter ectocarpi includes these protein-coding regions:
- a CDS encoding thioesterase family protein encodes the protein MTNSAEKTKGPVVERAGDEWRPTDHAMGPFGGLHGGVVSGLLTSELEAMGIDKGWGQPVSATAYLVRPAPLEAFETRTEIVREGARLTVVENSLIAGGKLRSKVSMAFLNDVPVPGMEPHPDAPSDPNALTGWDFSPVFNTKTYLSAVEVRDDEAARMVWVRPKQPLTAASTPFAQTIAIADYATLFVTYLDGERPKAGGWPNADISLHLSRLPEGEWIGVRPRSSWHPNGTGFTEAEIFDARGWIGRSGQSVALLPMPEDA
- a CDS encoding winged helix-turn-helix transcriptional regulator; protein product: MRWNDLPKVSCSVARTMSVIGDRWTMLVLRDLFLGIRRFEDFEKRLGIARPVLSQRLKKLVEEGVLDRVRYEERPARFEYRLTPKGRDLYPIIITLTNWGDKHMAGDAGPPVVTRHKPCGGFITPQLTCPDCGEPIQAKDMQAVPGPGAEATEHQPAASKQA
- a CDS encoding glycosyltransferase family 39 protein, coding for MPRSQSSARSASAPPIDRTLKIWPDGWRAATAVMVMAGVYVLAHMLVRLPFSDVIAVDWVGETLYAQTLDWGQTPKYPPLPAWALWAVHQITGPGALSTLIVKYAALWGAFVAYFFAARRVLAHDGWAVLATLSVLLLFQVAWNAHEGVTHTIFLTLAAPLTLLTVLRASSASSSGECVWAYAGIGAVVAMGALSKQAYFAGLAALLLAMLMQPGYRRVLFSWYSLIAIAVAALLAGPHYVWALTSGFDFGGAASATLARPGIEGVAAQILSGLWSSIRAPLLFLSPLIPLMLIIVPRAFAPAAIAHPGTHGATGADPVRLVRDIVLFGIAVLIVPVLVAGVAHYGERWMHPLMLLAPIYLVAAMRAARPNRRQVRAFMWVILGLTLVALGWRLAGFVYPSQVTCGKCRLEVPYADLADKVQDLGFSSGTILAGDEHIAGNLRTHFPAARVVALNYGYYDPPTRDAGSSANGQCLIVWRGGERDATVVVPATALSYADLTGLPDDARVEAYRLPHGHAFLPDDYKTSQFAAVLMPGSGRCR